In the Bacillus sp. HSf4 genome, TCGGCGCTCCTCTTGTTTATCTCCTTGGCTGGACTGTTTTGGGGAGCATGCTGTTTGCAGAGTTTGCAGTCGAATTTATTCTGGCGTTTATTCTTGGGATCGTCTTTCAATATTACGGCATGGGCGCCCATGGGAAAAGCCGTTTATCAGCCGCCCTTAAAGCGGATACATGGTCATTAATCGCGTTTGAGATTGGGATGTTTGGCTGGATGGCGCTTGTGCACTTTGTATTCTTTGCGGAAAGTCCGAAACCGGACAGCCCTGTTTTTTGGCTGATGATGCAAATCGCCATGATCATCGGTTTTTTCACCAGCTATCCAGCCAATTGGTACCTAGTGAAAAAAGGCATTAAGCATGTGATGTAAAAAAGGGAGCGGGCATGAAAGCCCGCCTTTTTTGCGGTGGTGTTCCTTCGGGGCCGCTCGTGTCTTTTTTTAATGAGGCGCCGCCGCCTAAGCTTGCTTTGAAAAAACCTAGTGAAGAGACTTCTGACTAAGGGGCCAATAATGAATAGCTGCAGCGGATAAGCCAGGACAAAG is a window encoding:
- a CDS encoding DUF4396 domain-containing protein, whose protein sequence is MAVLEMFSYIGIAIGLVQAAVITIDVIRRPQHLPIMNVVWPVTGLYFPIIGFWAYDSLGRQTEQAGNDHKPFWQSVFISTTHCTSGCSLGDLIGAPLVYLLGWTVLGSMLFAEFAVEFILAFILGIVFQYYGMGAHGKSRLSAALKADTWSLIAFEIGMFGWMALVHFVFFAESPKPDSPVFWLMMQIAMIIGFFTSYPANWYLVKKGIKHVM